The following proteins are co-located in the Pedobacter sp. FW305-3-2-15-E-R2A2 genome:
- a CDS encoding N-acetylmuramoyl-L-alanine amidase, translating to MELFSYLLKAALCMAFFYLPNRLLFKKLSFYNLYRSYILIAIGCSLVIPLLQLPSGAIVSSPVAQLSAVIGNQKETLDSFLIKPIASPAFNLGNYILMMYCSVALLMLIKLGLNLFKIIQSAWRYGEKVNGNRLVYNRYPKSASFFNVIFLNNTGLSEEDEQKIIAHERLHIAFKHSADILFLELLKCIFWFNPFIYLFKKDLQEVHEYQVDQVLVTRFNPKDYAKLLVRLSAQGNTKLLHQFSSNELEERISRMFNRETVRLKKLSYLLAIPVIFIPGYFLSAQHSYAFPKNNNKLPFTLVIDAGHGGTEPGALYQGRTEKYYTLLMAKKIAAIATQRGIRVLLTRTDDGNLKLASRIKRKGDLFISLHVKGADETLERTRSGLDIIISEENKEYKKSENFARILQHNFKQLDEIKTTEVAGSTRNYILRNCPSAAVLIELGCISNENDIKYISSPQGQEEIAGKIIDAIRSYHD from the coding sequence ATGGAGCTCTTTAGTTATCTGCTGAAAGCCGCGCTCTGTATGGCTTTCTTTTACCTGCCCAACCGCTTGCTCTTTAAAAAACTCAGTTTTTATAATTTGTACCGGTCTTATATACTGATCGCCATCGGTTGCAGCCTGGTCATTCCGCTTTTGCAGCTGCCATCAGGTGCTATCGTTTCCAGTCCGGTTGCTCAGCTTTCTGCTGTCATCGGGAACCAGAAGGAGACATTAGACAGCTTTCTGATTAAGCCCATCGCTTCCCCTGCATTTAACCTTGGAAACTATATCCTGATGATGTATTGCTCGGTTGCTTTATTAATGCTGATAAAGTTAGGCCTTAACCTCTTCAAAATTATACAAAGCGCTTGGCGCTATGGCGAAAAAGTGAATGGAAACAGGTTGGTCTACAACCGTTATCCTAAAAGTGCTTCTTTTTTCAATGTTATTTTTCTAAACAATACCGGATTATCTGAGGAGGATGAGCAAAAGATCATTGCCCATGAGCGCTTGCATATTGCGTTTAAACATAGCGCTGATATCTTATTCCTGGAGCTGCTGAAATGCATCTTTTGGTTTAATCCTTTTATATACCTGTTCAAAAAAGACTTGCAGGAAGTACACGAATATCAGGTAGACCAGGTGTTGGTGACCAGGTTTAATCCTAAGGATTATGCGAAGTTACTGGTCCGTTTGTCTGCTCAGGGCAATACAAAACTCTTGCATCAGTTCAGTTCAAATGAACTGGAGGAGCGGATCTCAAGAATGTTTAACCGGGAAACTGTCCGGTTGAAGAAATTAAGCTACCTTTTAGCCATTCCTGTCATCTTTATTCCGGGGTACTTTCTATCCGCGCAGCACAGCTACGCTTTTCCTAAAAACAATAATAAACTTCCATTTACGCTGGTCATCGATGCAGGGCATGGCGGCACAGAGCCGGGCGCACTGTATCAGGGCCGGACAGAAAAATATTATACCCTGCTGATGGCTAAAAAGATTGCCGCAATAGCTACCCAAAGGGGGATAAGGGTACTGCTCACGAGGACGGACGACGGGAATTTGAAACTGGCATCGAGAATAAAAAGAAAAGGTGACCTCTTCATTTCTCTCCATGTAAAAGGAGCTGATGAAACGCTGGAAAGAACCCGTTCAGGTCTGGACATCATCATCAGCGAAGAGAATAAAGAATATAAAAAGTCCGAAAACTTTGCCCGCATTCTTCAGCACAACTTTAAACAGCTGGACGAAATTAAAACAACAGAGGTCGCAGGGAGTACCCGCAATTATATCCTTAGGAATTGCCCTTCTGCAGCAGTACTGATTGAGTTGGGCTGTATCTCAAATGAAAATGACATCAAGTATATATCCAGTCCACAGGGACAGGAAGAAATTGCCGGAAAAATTATAGATGCCATCAGGTCTTACCATGATTAG
- a CDS encoding LLM class flavin-dependent oxidoreductase: MELGISMFGDLHVDPATGKIQSAQQRLKELMEEIKLADEIGIDLFGIGEHHRPEYAVPSPEIILAAAAVITKRIKLSSSVTVLSSSDPVKLYQNFAMVDLLSGGRAELMAGRGSFTESFPLFGYNLQDYSALFEEKLNLLLEINKEETINWQGRFRASLKDQQVLPRAVNNKLTVWIAAGGTPESVVRAGSLGLPLVFAIVAGTPLQRFKPLYDLYKETYQEFGHDMSKFQVGMFSHALFGQDAKATADYYYPLYAGQMDRIGRTRGWFPFQREQYDFGRSEAGALFVGDAEAAIDKILYAQELYGITRFSAHLDVGAPDHHHLMKSIEIYGTKIAPKVREALKNN, translated from the coding sequence ATGGAATTAGGAATCAGTATGTTCGGCGATTTACACGTCGATCCGGCAACCGGAAAAATACAATCAGCACAACAGCGCCTGAAAGAACTCATGGAAGAGATTAAGCTTGCAGACGAAATAGGCATCGACCTTTTTGGAATAGGGGAGCACCATCGGCCGGAATATGCAGTGCCAAGCCCGGAAATTATCCTGGCTGCAGCGGCAGTCATTACCAAAAGAATCAAACTAAGCAGTTCTGTAACGGTATTAAGCTCCTCAGATCCTGTTAAGCTTTACCAGAACTTTGCTATGGTAGATTTACTTTCCGGCGGCAGGGCCGAATTGATGGCGGGTAGGGGAAGCTTCACCGAATCCTTCCCGTTGTTTGGTTATAATTTGCAGGATTACAGTGCACTGTTTGAAGAAAAACTGAATTTATTATTAGAAATCAATAAGGAAGAAACCATCAATTGGCAAGGTCGTTTTCGTGCGTCTTTAAAAGACCAGCAGGTGCTGCCCCGGGCAGTAAACAATAAACTTACGGTATGGATTGCAGCCGGGGGAACACCGGAATCTGTGGTACGTGCCGGAAGTTTGGGACTCCCACTGGTCTTTGCCATCGTCGCAGGAACACCTTTGCAACGCTTTAAGCCTCTTTACGATTTGTATAAAGAAACTTACCAGGAGTTTGGACATGACATGTCAAAGTTCCAGGTGGGGATGTTCTCGCACGCTTTATTTGGCCAGGATGCGAAAGCAACTGCTGACTACTACTACCCATTATATGCCGGACAAATGGACCGGATTGGCAGAACCAGAGGCTGGTTTCCTTTTCAAAGAGAGCAGTACGACTTTGGCAGGTCTGAAGCAGGTGCCTTATTTGTTGGCGACGCAGAAGCGGCCATCGACAAAATCCTGTACGCACAGGAACTATATGGAATTACCCGCTTCTCAGCGCATCTGGACGTAGGTGCGCCTGACCATCATCATTTGATGAAATCAATTGAAATATATGGGACTAAAATAGCACCAAAGGTGCGGGAAGCTTTAAAAAATAATTAG
- a CDS encoding BlaI/MecI/CopY family transcriptional regulator: MEDLTKNEERIMRIIWDLKSGFVKDIISKMPENPKPPYNTISSIVRLLVKKGYLSFKAYGKTYEYFPLITKAAYRKQSFKNLFSNYFDDSAESILSYIVKEEQLSAEDIKKLMDSIDKK, from the coding sequence ATGGAAGATCTAACAAAAAACGAAGAGCGCATCATGCGCATTATCTGGGACTTAAAGTCTGGCTTTGTGAAAGACATCATCAGCAAGATGCCCGAAAATCCAAAACCACCTTACAACACCATTTCCTCGATTGTGAGGTTATTGGTAAAGAAAGGGTACCTCAGTTTTAAAGCTTATGGAAAAACCTATGAGTATTTTCCTTTGATCACAAAGGCAGCTTATAGAAAACAAAGTTTTAAAAACCTCTTCAGCAATTACTTCGACGATTCTGCGGAATCGATCTTGTCCTATATCGTTAAAGAAGAGCAGCTTTCTGCCGAGGACATCAAAAAATTAATGGACAGCATCGATAAAAAATAA
- a CDS encoding alpha/beta hydrolase: MKNIKRLNLWNGNPPAKSGLSGNEVLDPEAILELTNVTETELIIYSPEDRINTGAAVIICPGGAYAGLAITTQGYDFAEWLNTTGITGIVLKYRMPNGNKEIPLDDVQEAIRYIRKNAKELKLNENKIGVAGFSAGGHLAALSATLFSQESEEEISTRPDFSILFYPVISMGLHTQKDTHHNLLGADPSPSSIEKYSCEKQVRSNTPPTLILASDDDTIVSPINSTHYYEALKKQHIPATLYLFPQGDHAWGIKGLNMFGKKFEYIEQAKELILNWIRNHC; encoded by the coding sequence ATGAAAAACATAAAAAGACTAAACCTGTGGAATGGAAATCCACCTGCCAAAAGCGGATTATCCGGCAATGAAGTTCTGGATCCCGAAGCGATCCTGGAGCTGACCAATGTGACAGAAACAGAACTGATCATCTATAGCCCGGAGGATAGGATTAATACTGGTGCTGCGGTAATTATATGCCCCGGAGGGGCTTATGCCGGATTGGCCATCACTACACAGGGCTATGATTTTGCCGAATGGCTCAACACGACCGGCATCACAGGAATCGTGTTGAAATACAGAATGCCAAATGGAAATAAAGAGATTCCGTTAGATGATGTTCAGGAAGCCATCCGGTATATCCGTAAGAACGCCAAAGAACTGAAACTAAATGAAAACAAGATTGGCGTAGCTGGTTTCTCTGCAGGAGGTCACCTGGCTGCATTGTCGGCTACGCTGTTCTCACAAGAATCAGAAGAAGAAATCAGTACACGCCCTGACTTCTCCATTTTATTTTACCCGGTGATTTCAATGGGATTGCATACCCAAAAGGATACCCACCATAATTTATTAGGTGCAGATCCTTCCCCCTCCTCCATAGAAAAATATTCTTGCGAAAAACAGGTCCGTTCCAATACTCCGCCCACTTTAATTTTAGCAAGCGATGATGATACCATTGTCTCTCCAATTAACAGTACGCATTATTATGAAGCGCTGAAAAAACAACATATCCCTGCAACATTATACCTGTTTCCGCAGGGTGACCATGCCTGGGGGATAAAAGGACTCAACATGTTTGGAAAGAAATTTGAATATATTGAACAAGCAAAAGAGCTCATCTTAAATTGGATCAGGAACCATTGCTAA
- a CDS encoding outer membrane beta-barrel protein, which produces MIRTLGCGLLFVVLVKISHAQVSPGKTDTAKTAKPKELKEVTITTKRPLLKQMIDRTVVNISDLLSNEGANAVDALNSAPGVMIEDNGSISIKGKTGATILINDKPTHLSAADLMNYLKSLPAGTLDRIEIMSNPPARYSASGTSGLINIITKKNRQEGFNGSVTLGYGRGRELKTNNSLLLNYKLKELNFFAMAGYSRLNNYFEVVRQRNYSNPNPELQYGLRQGNYERNSKTSYHYRLGLDYDLSKNTTLGLVFNGFVSPYQERGDYTSQFKTFHPDQDSLLVSQSDLTIRSLNKTFGLSFLRKLPGKGNELSANLDYLNYQISSDQLSQTETYLPDHSLKEKYILRSQNPFETSIYSAKVDYSTKDFPLDLDAGLQSTLSNRYNQGRYFNLSDGKSTSVEALNNQFKYRENINAAYLSVHKKWTLWTLKAGIRAEQTIAAVQSPLAEALSPRDLHYLSIFPTFYAAYKLDSTTLNSLNFSIGRRISRPDYQSLNPSIFFFDRNTSNRGNPLLKPDYATNIDVNYTHLGKHVFGLSFSSVRDQLTQVYQQIGGSFALIPVNINRLRSYGLNLTSALQIADWCTSNLYGELVHTKYTGQIFQEEFLDNSGTALRLSGNVRFKLNSSLDAELSGMYRGERILGQGIYKPGGLINLAIQKKIFGKNGTLSFTARDVFHTWSLRRELSIPSVEVKFKNINDTRQFICSFSYRFGKSSGNRDRKNGIQTEAERAGAN; this is translated from the coding sequence ATGATTAGGACTCTTGGCTGCGGCTTGCTCTTTGTGGTTTTAGTAAAAATAAGCCATGCCCAGGTATCGCCGGGTAAAACAGATACCGCAAAGACCGCTAAGCCAAAGGAGTTGAAAGAAGTAACCATCACGACCAAAAGGCCTTTACTGAAACAAATGATAGACCGGACGGTGGTCAATATCTCCGATTTGCTTTCCAATGAGGGAGCCAATGCGGTTGATGCTTTAAATAGTGCCCCAGGGGTGATGATCGAAGACAATGGCAGCATCAGCATTAAAGGGAAAACCGGAGCAACGATCCTCATCAACGACAAGCCAACCCATCTCTCTGCAGCAGACCTGATGAATTATTTAAAGAGCCTTCCCGCCGGAACGCTGGACCGGATAGAGATCATGTCTAATCCTCCCGCCCGCTACAGTGCTTCAGGTACCTCAGGACTGATCAACATCATTACCAAAAAGAACCGTCAGGAAGGTTTCAATGGGAGTGTGACCCTGGGATATGGCCGTGGTAGAGAACTGAAAACGAACAATAGCCTCCTGCTGAACTACAAACTAAAAGAACTGAACTTTTTTGCAATGGCCGGATATTCCAGGCTCAATAATTATTTTGAGGTAGTGCGACAAAGGAATTATTCAAATCCCAACCCGGAGCTTCAATATGGTCTTCGTCAGGGAAATTATGAAAGGAACAGCAAAACAAGTTATCATTACCGCTTAGGTCTGGATTATGACCTGAGTAAAAATACCACCCTCGGACTGGTTTTCAATGGTTTTGTGAGCCCTTATCAGGAACGCGGTGATTACACGAGTCAGTTTAAAACCTTCCATCCAGATCAGGATTCCTTGCTGGTCTCACAAAGTGATTTAACCATCCGGTCTTTGAACAAAACCTTTGGCCTGAGCTTCCTTCGGAAATTACCGGGAAAAGGGAATGAGCTGAGTGCAAACCTGGATTACCTGAATTATCAGATCTCTTCCGATCAGTTGTCTCAGACAGAGACCTACCTTCCGGATCATTCCCTCAAAGAAAAATACATCTTACGATCTCAAAACCCTTTTGAAACCAGTATTTACAGCGCAAAAGTAGACTATAGCACTAAAGATTTTCCTCTGGACCTGGATGCCGGCCTGCAATCCACCTTATCAAACAGATACAATCAGGGACGCTATTTTAACCTGTCGGATGGTAAGTCAACAAGTGTAGAGGCGCTGAATAACCAGTTCAAATACCGGGAAAATATCAATGCAGCTTACCTGTCTGTCCATAAGAAATGGACCTTATGGACTTTGAAAGCCGGAATAAGGGCCGAACAAACCATCGCGGCTGTGCAATCGCCCTTAGCGGAAGCTTTGTCACCTCGGGATCTCCATTATTTAAGCATTTTCCCGACCTTTTACGCTGCTTATAAACTGGACAGTACGACTTTAAATTCTTTAAATTTTTCTATTGGCAGGAGAATCAGCCGTCCGGACTATCAAAGTTTAAATCCTTCCATATTCTTTTTCGACAGAAATACTTCCAACAGAGGAAATCCATTGTTAAAACCAGATTATGCGACCAATATAGACGTAAATTATACGCATTTGGGAAAACATGTATTCGGACTGAGCTTTAGCAGTGTCCGTGACCAGCTCACCCAGGTTTACCAGCAAATCGGAGGTTCTTTTGCATTGATACCGGTTAATATTAACAGGCTGAGGAGTTACGGATTGAATCTCACGAGTGCGCTGCAAATTGCCGATTGGTGTACTTCCAACCTCTATGGAGAACTGGTGCATACCAAATATACCGGACAGATATTCCAGGAGGAATTTCTGGACAATAGCGGCACGGCGCTCCGGCTGTCTGGAAATGTCCGGTTTAAGCTGAACAGTTCCCTGGATGCTGAACTGAGCGGGATGTACCGCGGAGAAAGAATATTAGGGCAGGGGATTTATAAACCCGGCGGACTGATCAATCTGGCGATACAGAAAAAGATCTTTGGTAAAAACGGAACCCTATCCTTTACCGCGAGGGATGTCTTTCATACCTGGTCGTTAAGAAGGGAACTTTCCATCCCTTCTGTTGAGGTAAAATTCAAAAATATAAATGATACCAGACAATTCATTTGCTCTTTCAGCTATCGTTTTGGAAAATCATCCGGCAATCGGGATAGAAAAAACGGAATACAAACTGAAGCGGAAAGGGCAGGAGCAAATTAA
- a CDS encoding TetR/AcrR family transcriptional regulator has translation MARNKEFDPTEKLEKARDLFWEKGYHATSMQDLVSQMKVNRGSMYDTYGDKHQLFIESLQNYAKETYSEYKQAATGEKSPFKAIELIVKKAIQRSFEEEKVCMIVKSSFEMAPLDNDVKEILKQLSNALISIFEELIEKAQQSGEISTDKNARQSAQFIVGSFAGLWQMQALYNDRIMVEQMAKNTLDSLK, from the coding sequence ATGGCACGCAATAAAGAATTTGATCCTACCGAAAAGCTGGAAAAGGCCCGCGACTTATTTTGGGAAAAGGGGTATCACGCTACTTCCATGCAGGACCTCGTGAGCCAGATGAAAGTGAACAGGGGGAGCATGTACGATACTTATGGAGACAAACATCAGCTCTTCATAGAAAGCCTGCAAAATTATGCGAAGGAAACTTACTCCGAATATAAGCAGGCTGCAACAGGAGAAAAATCACCATTTAAAGCGATTGAACTGATCGTCAAAAAGGCGATCCAACGATCTTTTGAAGAAGAAAAAGTCTGTATGATTGTCAAATCTTCTTTTGAAATGGCTCCGCTCGACAATGATGTCAAGGAAATCCTAAAACAGCTCAGCAATGCCCTGATCTCCATTTTCGAAGAACTGATCGAAAAAGCACAGCAATCCGGGGAAATCTCAACAGACAAAAACGCCAGGCAATCGGCCCAGTTTATCGTAGGGAGTTTTGCCGGCTTATGGCAAATGCAAGCCCTATACAACGACCGAATAATGGTAGAACAAATGGCAAAAAATACCCTGGATAGCTTAAAGTAG
- a CDS encoding insulinase family protein, producing MNIKKSVFNFILLSGLTFSSSFAQNIPADTALRKGKLANGLSYYIRHNHIPKGRADFYIVQKVGSVLEEENQRGLAHFLEHMAFNGTRHFPGNTLITELGKKGIKFGSNINAYTSYDETVYNLTNIPVTRAGVLDTALLILKDWSGFILNKDEDIEEERGVVREEWRTRSSGYLRVQENKIMPLLFAGTPYADRLPIGTLNVINNFNPKELRDYYKQWYRPDLQGIIIVGDVNVDKVEATLKKLFADIPKPVSPVPRKYFKITDNKDPIIAIASDPEIRNTSAKAYWKQDMVTADQKETVQFFKVNLINNIISNMLNERFAEIAKKGNASYSLNAIMDKYSISKRPAWVLNVNAPDNDLKTALRIGLSECERMRRFGFNKNEFEPTIKNFNLVNNESEYYDRNNRENFLYTREYVEHFLNGGISSDPEWKYRTTRDILNNLSIDTLNFYAKKYVRDYNMAFEILSPQKSGLNVLSKIEVSKLWEEVKMLDLKPWIKEEKKSDLLGLSIPKGGKIIKTEKNTGPYGFTKWELSNGVKVWYKKTGYNESDLILYGFKPGGYALVSRADLPSAIAYNSITAASSGFEGIDGRSSAMSMVDKNFESLSATGSIMHMKVLFQHIYLRMTKFKKEEETFYNWKRGQKEMIKSRSLDPKTVYSDTLVSIMSNRHPRALSLNNMMVLNEVSYDKIIRLHREYFGNANGFNFILTGNADEDNVKVLVETWLGGLPSLKKRKKIVDHGMYPPKGVLKKHFTKKMETPQATVTIGYTGEMPYTVKNNILMMFVSEILKTVYLETIREKEGGSYGVAVSGELIKYPKERFIFQVNFDTNPEPMKKERLINLVYQEIKKLMTEGIEQDKVDRVKQNLIKKYLENISKPNARYWNGMQGAFLLYGIDWRTGYDKVVLSITPQMIKEFAENIFKQGNIIEVVMSPE from the coding sequence ATGAATATAAAAAAAAGCGTGTTTAATTTTATCCTGTTAAGTGGCTTAACTTTTTCAAGCTCCTTTGCTCAAAATATTCCCGCGGATACTGCATTAAGAAAAGGGAAGCTGGCCAATGGTTTGAGCTATTATATCCGGCATAACCATATTCCCAAGGGGCGTGCGGATTTTTATATCGTTCAAAAAGTCGGATCTGTGCTGGAAGAGGAAAATCAGAGAGGACTGGCTCATTTTTTAGAGCATATGGCTTTTAATGGAACGAGACATTTTCCTGGAAATACTTTAATCACCGAACTTGGAAAAAAGGGAATTAAGTTTGGAAGTAACATCAATGCCTATACTTCATACGATGAAACAGTATACAATTTAACTAATATCCCGGTAACCAGAGCGGGTGTTTTGGATACTGCCTTATTGATACTTAAAGACTGGTCGGGCTTTATACTAAATAAGGATGAGGATATTGAAGAAGAACGTGGTGTAGTGAGAGAAGAATGGCGAACCAGATCTTCTGGTTATTTGCGTGTACAGGAAAACAAGATTATGCCGTTACTTTTTGCAGGTACCCCTTATGCGGACAGGCTTCCTATTGGTACTTTAAATGTAATTAACAATTTCAACCCAAAGGAGCTCCGGGATTATTATAAGCAATGGTATCGTCCTGATTTGCAGGGAATCATTATCGTAGGAGATGTCAATGTCGATAAAGTTGAGGCAACGTTGAAAAAACTTTTTGCTGATATTCCGAAACCCGTAAGTCCGGTTCCCCGGAAATATTTTAAAATCACTGATAATAAGGATCCTATAATAGCAATAGCTTCCGATCCGGAAATCAGAAATACTTCAGCCAAGGCTTACTGGAAGCAGGACATGGTGACTGCAGATCAAAAAGAAACGGTGCAATTTTTTAAAGTAAACCTGATTAATAATATCATCAGTAATATGCTGAATGAACGGTTTGCAGAAATTGCCAAGAAAGGAAATGCCAGCTATTCTCTTAATGCAATTATGGACAAGTATTCCATTTCTAAAAGACCTGCATGGGTCTTGAATGTAAATGCACCCGATAACGATTTGAAAACTGCTTTAAGGATAGGTTTGTCCGAATGCGAACGAATGCGTCGCTTTGGATTCAATAAAAATGAATTCGAACCCACCATTAAAAATTTTAATTTGGTAAATAATGAATCCGAATATTACGACAGGAACAACAGAGAGAATTTTCTTTATACCAGGGAATATGTTGAACATTTTCTAAATGGAGGTATTTCTTCGGATCCTGAATGGAAGTATCGGACAACAAGAGATATTTTGAATAACCTGAGCATAGATACTTTGAATTTTTATGCAAAAAAGTATGTTCGGGATTATAATATGGCCTTTGAAATCCTTTCTCCTCAAAAAAGCGGACTTAATGTCTTATCCAAAATTGAAGTTTCAAAATTATGGGAGGAAGTGAAAATGCTGGATTTGAAACCCTGGATCAAAGAAGAAAAAAAGAGTGACCTTTTAGGCCTAAGCATTCCTAAGGGAGGGAAAATTATTAAAACAGAAAAAAATACCGGACCTTATGGATTTACAAAGTGGGAACTTTCCAACGGTGTAAAGGTATGGTATAAAAAAACCGGGTACAATGAGTCAGATCTGATCCTGTACGGATTTAAACCAGGAGGATACGCGCTGGTTAGCAGGGCAGATCTTCCATCAGCAATAGCTTACAATAGCATAACTGCAGCAAGCAGCGGTTTTGAAGGAATAGACGGACGTTCATCAGCGATGAGTATGGTAGACAAAAATTTTGAATCATTGAGTGCAACAGGTTCTATCATGCATATGAAAGTGCTTTTTCAGCATATATACCTCAGGATGACAAAATTTAAAAAAGAAGAGGAAACATTTTATAATTGGAAAAGAGGACAGAAGGAAATGATTAAGTCACGTTCTCTTGATCCAAAAACTGTTTATTCAGATACACTGGTTTCAATCATGAGTAACCGCCACCCGCGTGCATTGTCGCTTAATAATATGATGGTGCTAAATGAGGTATCTTATGATAAGATTATCAGACTACATCGGGAATATTTTGGCAATGCGAACGGGTTCAATTTTATTCTGACTGGCAATGCAGATGAAGACAATGTGAAAGTACTTGTTGAAACCTGGCTTGGAGGTTTACCTTCTCTTAAGAAAAGAAAAAAAATTGTTGATCATGGTATGTATCCGCCTAAAGGAGTGCTCAAAAAACATTTCACAAAAAAAATGGAAACGCCGCAGGCAACTGTGACCATTGGTTATACCGGAGAGATGCCATATACCGTTAAAAACAATATACTAATGATGTTTGTGAGCGAGATTTTGAAAACTGTTTATCTGGAAACTATAAGAGAAAAAGAAGGTGGAAGTTATGGCGTAGCAGTAAGTGGCGAATTGATAAAATATCCGAAAGAGCGATTTATTTTTCAGGTAAACTTTGACACAAATCCGGAACCCATGAAAAAAGAGCGGCTCATTAATCTTGTGTATCAGGAAATAAAAAAACTAATGACAGAAGGAATCGAACAAGATAAAGTCGATCGGGTAAAACAGAATCTGATAAAAAAATATTTGGAGAATATATCTAAACCAAACGCCAGATATTGGAACGGAATGCAGGGCGCATTTTTGCTTTATGGAATAGATTGGCGCACTGGATATGACAAGGTGGTATTGTCAATTACTCCGCAAATGATAAAAGAATTTGCGGAGAATATTTTTAAGCAAGGGAACATCATTGAGGTGGTGATGAGTCCGGAATAA
- a CDS encoding MauE/DoxX family redox-associated membrane protein has translation MSVLIYTIIALFIALWIYAAVPKLRNIKYFKEVLKSQAIPKWSVPWLSWLLPIGELGTVVLLIFPETRLIGMYVSLFMMSVFTVYVSGIIYQVYDIYPCPCGGVFSRIGWKKHFKVNLLLTLIAVVGVVLLEMKY, from the coding sequence ATGTCTGTTTTAATATATACGATTATTGCATTATTTATTGCGTTGTGGATCTATGCAGCAGTACCAAAATTACGCAACATAAAGTATTTCAAAGAGGTTTTGAAAAGTCAGGCTATTCCTAAATGGAGTGTACCCTGGTTAAGCTGGTTGCTGCCGATTGGAGAGTTAGGAACGGTAGTTTTATTGATTTTTCCGGAAACGAGGTTGATAGGGATGTATGTTTCCTTGTTCATGATGAGTGTTTTTACGGTGTATGTGAGCGGTATTATTTATCAGGTTTATGATATATATCCGTGTCCATGTGGAGGGGTGTTTAGCAGAATAGGATGGAAAAAACATTTTAAGGTGAATTTGTTGCTGACGTTGATTGCAGTGGTTGGGGTAGTGTTGCTGGAGATGAAATATTGA